A single genomic interval of Salinarchaeum sp. IM2453 harbors:
- a CDS encoding NAD-dependent succinate-semialdehyde dehydrogenase yields the protein MDVINPATEKQVTSYEQHTSEEVEEKLQQASSSFTEWRSRSIREREQLLSNVADVLRDNKSTYAEQMTTETGKPITQARAEVEKCAWVCEHYAEHASSYVDSTTHPSPPGTTARTEHAPLGPVLAVMPWNFPFWQVFRFAAPYLTAGNVGLLKHASNVPGSALAIEEIFEKAGYPEGVFQTLLISSDQVDSVISDDRVKAATLTGSGPAGRAVASTAGEHLKKTVLELGGSDPYIVLDDADLDTAASTGVWARNQNGGQSCIAAKRFIVVDDVYDTFLDRFLDEIDSLTIGDPMEEETDIGPQARPDLLEDLHEQVQKSVEMGANVVAGGEPLNREGAYYPPTVLTEIPDGCPVDSEETFGPVAAVYRVSDPSEAIALANDTEFGLGASIWTNDLERGQNVAEQIDAGCVYINELVKSDPRVPFGGVGISGYGRELSEAGIKEFVNRKTVWVQPSTQEDDEVTIE from the coding sequence ATGGATGTTATTAATCCTGCAACTGAGAAGCAGGTAACTTCTTATGAGCAACATACATCCGAAGAAGTTGAGGAAAAACTTCAGCAAGCGAGTTCTTCGTTTACGGAATGGCGCTCCCGGTCAATCCGAGAGCGCGAGCAGTTGCTTTCTAATGTTGCGGATGTACTACGCGATAACAAATCGACATATGCAGAGCAGATGACGACAGAAACGGGGAAACCTATTACACAAGCCCGCGCTGAAGTCGAGAAATGCGCTTGGGTCTGTGAACATTATGCCGAACATGCGAGCTCTTATGTCGATTCGACAACTCACCCAAGTCCCCCCGGAACAACTGCCCGGACTGAGCATGCTCCACTTGGTCCTGTTCTTGCGGTGATGCCGTGGAACTTTCCGTTTTGGCAGGTCTTCCGTTTTGCAGCACCGTATCTCACCGCTGGTAACGTTGGTCTGCTTAAACATGCATCCAATGTCCCAGGCAGTGCACTTGCAATCGAAGAGATATTTGAGAAAGCTGGATACCCAGAAGGAGTATTTCAAACCTTGTTAATCTCCTCTGATCAAGTTGATTCTGTAATTAGCGATGACCGAGTCAAAGCAGCAACGCTTACTGGAAGTGGTCCAGCTGGACGAGCTGTTGCTTCCACTGCCGGTGAACACCTCAAAAAAACTGTACTAGAACTCGGTGGAAGTGATCCATATATTGTCCTTGATGATGCTGATCTCGATACAGCAGCATCAACCGGTGTCTGGGCTCGAAATCAAAACGGTGGACAATCCTGTATTGCTGCCAAACGGTTCATTGTCGTAGATGATGTCTATGATACCTTCCTTGATCGATTCCTTGATGAAATTGACTCGCTGACAATTGGAGACCCAATGGAAGAAGAAACAGATATTGGTCCACAGGCACGTCCTGATTTACTCGAGGATCTCCACGAGCAGGTACAGAAAAGTGTTGAAATGGGAGCAAATGTCGTTGCTGGAGGTGAGCCTCTAAATCGCGAGGGAGCTTACTATCCTCCAACTGTCCTAACCGAGATTCCAGACGGCTGTCCTGTTGACTCCGAGGAGACATTTGGCCCTGTTGCAGCTGTTTATCGCGTTTCAGATCCGTCCGAAGCGATTGCACTTGCAAATGATACCGAGTTTGGCCTTGGCGCGAGCATCTGGACAAATGATCTCGAGCGAGGGCAAAATGTTGCAGAGCAGATTGACGCTGGATGCGTATATATTAATGAACTCGTCAAATCTGATCCTCGCGTTCCGTTTGGCGGTGTAGGCATCTCTGGCTACGGTCGTGAACTCTCTGAAGCCGGAATTAAAGAATTCGTCAATCGGAAGACTGTCTGGGTCCAACCATCCACCCAAGAGGATGATGAGGTGACAATTGAATGA
- the glmU gene encoding bifunctional sugar-1-phosphate nucleotidylyltransferase/acetyltransferase: MDAVIIAAGEGTRMRPLTRSRPKPLLPIGERTLIERLLDQCLPVVDRFVIVVGYRADDIKEVLGDEYRSTPIEYVHQESPLGTAHAIEQARPVVDTRFLVLNGDVMVDQQLIDSLAAADGHTMAATTVEDPTSYGVVEVTDGTVTDLQEKPSDPPSNLINVGLYAFTPDIFDAITEIDRSPRGEYEITDAIEHLIADGTTIHLAEYDGLWLDVGRPWELLEAVETELSTLSRDLTGTVESDVHIHGPVVIEEDARVRSGTYIEGPVVIRSGADVGPNSYLRGATVIDENASVGNAVEIKNSILMNGTNVNHLSYVGDSILAENVNFGAGTTVANLRHDDGNIQVNIKGESIDTGRRKLGVIVGANTKTGINTSLNAGVKLSEQSTTNPGETVLSDR; encoded by the coding sequence ATGGACGCAGTAATTATCGCTGCTGGTGAAGGCACGCGAATGCGGCCGCTGACTCGCTCTCGTCCTAAACCATTGCTTCCGATCGGCGAACGAACCCTTATTGAGCGTCTACTAGATCAATGTCTTCCTGTTGTTGATCGTTTTGTGATCGTCGTTGGCTATCGTGCCGATGACATTAAAGAAGTACTTGGTGATGAATACCGATCAACGCCAATTGAATATGTCCATCAAGAATCTCCTCTTGGAACTGCTCACGCAATTGAGCAAGCGCGCCCAGTTGTCGACACTCGATTCCTTGTACTCAATGGAGATGTGATGGTTGACCAGCAACTAATCGATTCGTTAGCCGCAGCAGACGGCCATACCATGGCGGCAACGACCGTCGAAGATCCGACATCTTACGGCGTCGTTGAGGTTACTGACGGCACTGTGACTGATCTCCAGGAAAAACCATCCGATCCTCCATCTAACCTAATTAATGTTGGTTTGTATGCGTTTACTCCCGATATTTTTGATGCAATTACAGAAATTGACCGCAGCCCTCGCGGTGAATATGAGATTACTGATGCAATTGAACACTTAATTGCTGACGGAACGACTATTCATCTCGCTGAATATGACGGGCTTTGGCTTGATGTTGGTCGTCCGTGGGAACTACTTGAAGCAGTCGAAACAGAACTTTCAACTCTCAGTCGCGACCTGACAGGGACAGTCGAGTCCGACGTCCATATCCATGGCCCGGTTGTCATTGAAGAAGATGCGCGCGTTCGATCTGGGACTTACATTGAGGGACCTGTTGTTATCCGATCTGGTGCTGATGTCGGCCCCAACTCATATCTTCGTGGTGCGACCGTAATCGACGAAAATGCAAGTGTTGGCAATGCTGTTGAGATTAAAAACAGTATCTTGATGAACGGAACCAATGTAAACCACCTTTCGTATGTTGGTGACTCAATTCTAGCAGAGAATGTTAACTTTGGTGCTGGAACCACTGTCGCTAACTTACGACATGATGACGGTAATATTCAGGTAAATATCAAAGGCGAATCCATTGATACCGGCCGCCGAAAACTTGGTGTTATTGTTGGTGCTAACACGAAAACCGGGATCAATACTAGCCTGAATGCCGGCGTCAAGTTATCTGAACAATCAACTACCAACCCGGGAGAGACTGTCTTGTCTGATCGATAA